A single region of the Changchengzhania lutea genome encodes:
- a CDS encoding chondroitinase-B domain-containing protein, with product MKKNLFILSLVIVLVACTEQVQLNTIKVTNIEELNTAIENSKAGDYIVLSNGVWKDVQIQFYGKGTKESPIVLKAETPGKVFIEGASNLQIGGDYLEVRDLYFKNGYTPSKNVIQFKIDKGAIANHSKVTHCVIEEFTQPDRDVSDHWVEFWGRHNELSNCYITGKSNFGPTIMVQLKGNEHIKNYHQIVNNHFGSRPRKGGPHGETMQLGDSGTSMAPSHTYVANNFFDRCNGEVEIISSKSNFNEFRNNVFFESEGSLVLRHGNYAVIDGNVFIGNDNSEFIGGIRVINTGHWITNNYFYKLKGNTFRAPLAVMNGIPKSPQNRYLQVTDAVVAYNTYIDCKTPFHFSVGSNVSQSDVLPASEIRSARPIRTIVANNLIFSHEGDEYPIENYDEVDGVLFKNNILNVENKSKVKPEGIITKGFEVRKVSDLLFIPAENNKEVYSGFDFETITTDIFGNKRTSENNGVGAIVIPIKDNTVLIDKTKYGTDWFSSGRPKYEIKTISVATNERLVESLEKANSGDILSLNSGSYSIDSTLVIDKKITITSKDKNNKAELVFTSENTAFEMNPKGNLVIEDIILKGNKTQDAFATLDKNMSKSYNLWVKDSEISNFKSVLSVSKGSFADTVSVSNTIIKNCDKGIQLNKETNDKGDYNAEFVYVTNSTFDNINETVLDYYRGGYDESTIGGNLVFKNNTITNSGKDSKEDILIKNRGIVNVDFSNNTFSNNPVKVIAVLWGEKEQKPVDNTTKNSGEIKVVQNLKLKLMY from the coding sequence ATGAAAAAAAACTTATTCATTTTAAGCTTAGTCATTGTATTAGTGGCTTGCACGGAACAAGTACAATTAAACACTATTAAAGTAACTAATATAGAAGAGCTAAATACTGCAATAGAAAACAGCAAAGCTGGAGATTATATTGTTTTGTCAAATGGTGTTTGGAAGGATGTTCAAATTCAATTTTATGGAAAAGGAACAAAAGAATCACCTATTGTTCTAAAAGCTGAAACTCCTGGTAAAGTTTTTATTGAAGGCGCTTCAAATTTACAAATTGGTGGTGATTATTTAGAGGTTAGAGATCTTTATTTTAAAAACGGATATACGCCTTCAAAAAATGTTATTCAGTTTAAAATTGATAAAGGTGCTATTGCAAATCATTCTAAAGTCACCCATTGTGTTATTGAAGAATTCACACAACCAGATCGAGATGTAAGCGACCATTGGGTGGAATTTTGGGGTAGACATAACGAGTTGAGTAATTGTTATATCACTGGAAAATCTAATTTTGGTCCTACAATAATGGTTCAACTAAAAGGAAATGAACACATTAAAAATTACCATCAAATAGTTAATAATCATTTTGGATCAAGACCTAGAAAAGGTGGCCCTCACGGCGAAACAATGCAACTAGGAGATAGTGGTACTTCTATGGCACCGTCACACACTTATGTAGCGAATAATTTCTTTGATCGTTGTAACGGCGAGGTTGAAATAATTTCGAGTAAATCAAACTTTAATGAGTTTAGAAACAATGTGTTTTTTGAAAGTGAAGGCTCTTTGGTTTTAAGACATGGCAACTATGCGGTCATTGATGGGAATGTTTTTATAGGGAATGATAATTCAGAATTTATTGGTGGCATTCGTGTTATAAATACAGGGCACTGGATTACCAATAACTATTTCTATAAGTTAAAAGGAAACACATTTAGAGCGCCTTTAGCCGTTATGAATGGCATACCTAAGTCACCACAAAATAGATATCTTCAAGTAACTGATGCTGTGGTAGCCTACAATACATATATAGATTGTAAAACCCCTTTTCATTTTAGTGTGGGGTCTAATGTAAGCCAGAGTGATGTGTTACCAGCATCTGAAATCCGTTCGGCAAGACCAATAAGAACTATTGTGGCTAATAATTTAATATTTAGTCATGAAGGTGATGAATATCCAATAGAGAATTATGATGAGGTTGATGGCGTTTTATTTAAAAACAACATTTTAAATGTTGAAAATAAAAGTAAAGTAAAACCAGAAGGCATAATAACGAAAGGTTTTGAAGTACGTAAAGTATCAGATTTACTATTTATTCCTGCTGAAAATAATAAAGAGGTCTATTCAGGTTTTGATTTTGAAACCATTACCACAGATATTTTTGGTAATAAAAGAACTTCAGAAAATAATGGTGTTGGAGCTATTGTGATACCTATAAAAGATAACACTGTATTAATAGATAAAACTAAATATGGTACAGATTGGTTTTCTTCGGGAAGGCCAAAATATGAGATTAAAACAATTTCAGTTGCAACAAATGAAAGATTGGTAGAAAGTCTAGAAAAGGCAAATTCAGGTGATATTCTTTCCTTAAATTCTGGGAGTTATAGTATCGATTCAACATTGGTTATCGACAAAAAAATCACCATTACTTCTAAAGATAAAAATAACAAAGCTGAGTTGGTATTTACTTCTGAAAATACCGCTTTTGAGATGAATCCCAAGGGCAACCTCGTCATTGAAGATATTATACTTAAAGGGAACAAAACACAAGATGCATTTGCAACCTTAGATAAAAACATGTCCAAATCTTATAATCTATGGGTTAAAGATTCTGAAATAAGTAACTTTAAAAGTGTGCTAAGCGTATCAAAAGGGTCATTTGCAGATACCGTTTCGGTTTCGAACACAATCATTAAAAATTGTGATAAAGGGATTCAATTAAATAAAGAAACCAATGACAAAGGAGACTATAATGCCGAGTTTGTATATGTTACTAATTCCACTTTTGACAATATAAATGAAACTGTTTTAGATTACTACCGTGGAGGCTATGACGAGTCTACCATTGGAGGCAATCTAGTGTTTAAAAATAACACGATTACTAATTCTGGTAAAGATTCAAAAGAGGACATTTTGATAAAAAATCGAGGCATTGTAAATGTTGATTTTTCCAATAATACATTCAGTAATAATCCTGTAAAAGTTATTGCCGTTTTATGGGGAGAAAAAGAGCAAAAACCAGTTGATAATACTACTAAAAATTCCGGAGAAATAAAAGTAGTTCAAAACCTTAAATTAAAATTAATGTACTAA
- the cls gene encoding cardiolipin synthase, with protein sequence MNWDLILQGIYILAVIATSLRIIWDTRSHSKTIAYLMLVIFFPIIGMIIYFAFGVNYRKRKIYDKKLFQNKDLRSKLEKQINSRSKDILSDDTNDIDENNKLVKFLIHETLSPVTANNKVKLLVNGETKFPEVFKAIESAKDHIHVEYYIFADDEIGCEFVEALIKKAKEGVKVRFIYDDFGSRSIRKKQVPRLKEAGVEAFSFYKIKLIAFANRINYRNHRKIIVVDGATAFVGGINVSDHYVNKRDTGNDKKEKKKALFWRDTHLMLQGPAVAYLQYTFITDWNYCSESTLAPDDHFFPKHSKIPKSESKIMQIAASGPDSDLPNIKFSLCQAIHQAEEEILITTPYFIPGESVMDTIIMAANSGVKVKLLVPAKSDSKIVDAAARSYYTMLLAEGVEIYLYEKGFIHAKTMVTDKKLSIIGTANMDIRSFDLNFEVNALVYDEEFAKELCDVFEDDLKYSKKIDPEKWMSRPKHIQLIEKTAGLLSPML encoded by the coding sequence ATGAACTGGGACTTAATCCTTCAGGGTATTTACATTTTAGCAGTAATCGCTACCTCTTTAAGAATCATTTGGGACACCCGTAGCCATAGTAAGACCATAGCCTATTTAATGCTAGTTATTTTCTTTCCAATTATTGGTATGATTATATATTTCGCCTTTGGTGTTAATTATAGAAAGAGAAAAATCTACGATAAAAAACTCTTTCAGAATAAGGATTTAAGATCAAAACTCGAAAAACAAATCAATTCAAGATCAAAAGATATATTGTCCGATGACACTAACGACATTGATGAGAACAACAAATTGGTAAAGTTCCTGATTCATGAAACCTTAAGCCCTGTTACGGCCAATAACAAGGTAAAACTATTGGTAAATGGAGAAACAAAGTTTCCCGAAGTTTTTAAAGCCATAGAAAGTGCTAAAGATCACATTCATGTTGAATATTACATTTTCGCAGATGATGAAATAGGATGCGAGTTTGTAGAAGCACTGATAAAAAAAGCAAAGGAAGGTGTAAAGGTTAGATTTATCTATGATGATTTTGGTAGCAGGTCAATAAGAAAGAAACAGGTTCCCAGATTAAAGGAGGCTGGTGTAGAAGCCTTTTCGTTTTATAAGATAAAGTTAATCGCTTTTGCAAATCGGATTAATTATAGAAATCACAGAAAAATAATTGTTGTTGATGGAGCTACGGCATTTGTTGGTGGCATTAATGTAAGCGACCATTATGTGAATAAAAGAGATACTGGTAATGATAAAAAAGAAAAAAAGAAGGCGTTATTTTGGAGGGATACCCATTTAATGTTGCAAGGCCCAGCCGTTGCCTATTTACAATACACCTTTATCACCGACTGGAATTATTGTTCAGAAAGTACCCTAGCACCCGATGATCATTTTTTTCCTAAGCATTCAAAAATCCCGAAAAGCGAATCCAAGATAATGCAGATTGCCGCAAGTGGTCCGGATTCTGATCTGCCTAATATAAAATTTTCCTTGTGCCAGGCAATACATCAAGCTGAGGAGGAAATATTGATTACCACACCATATTTTATTCCTGGGGAAAGCGTAATGGATACCATTATTATGGCTGCGAATAGTGGCGTAAAAGTAAAATTATTAGTTCCAGCGAAATCGGATTCAAAAATAGTTGATGCTGCGGCCAGGTCTTATTATACCATGTTGCTAGCCGAGGGTGTTGAAATATATTTGTATGAAAAAGGATTTATACATGCAAAAACAATGGTGACAGACAAAAAACTTTCAATAATCGGTACCGCAAATATGGACATCAGAAGTTTTGACCTTAATTTTGAAGTTAATGCATTGGTGTACGATGAAGAGTTTGCAAAGGAACTATGCGATGTATTTGAAGATGATTTAAAATATTCAAAGAAAATCGACCCAGAAAAGTGGATGTCACGCCCAAAACATATTCAGTTAATCGAGAAAACAGCGGGCTTATTGTCCCCAATGCTTTAA
- a CDS encoding 2OG-Fe(II) oxygenase produces MLPKGWKQMIHDIAEEYRDERLLLPKHSSCREANEEGVNVANVDGITLKRTAPWLYELYATKFVELAQYLTDDKVVIAKDDLHAAVLNIQNGTTMRYEAHVDTNPIQGILYVTTHTPGEGGELVVANSEDCYSIQEIEKNSSRIYPVSGHIVFFDARKFSHYVPPLRDNDKIRIVVAMNFYTSSCPESMRPHDLSIHLKGY; encoded by the coding sequence ATGTTACCGAAAGGTTGGAAACAAATGATCCATGATATTGCTGAAGAATATAGAGACGAAAGGTTATTGCTTCCTAAACATAGCTCCTGTAGAGAAGCAAATGAAGAAGGTGTAAATGTGGCAAATGTTGATGGCATCACACTGAAAAGAACAGCACCTTGGTTATATGAATTATACGCCACAAAGTTTGTTGAATTGGCTCAGTACTTAACAGACGACAAAGTAGTCATTGCTAAAGATGATTTACATGCTGCTGTTTTAAATATACAAAATGGAACAACTATGAGGTATGAAGCGCATGTTGATACAAATCCAATACAAGGCATTCTATATGTGACAACACACACTCCAGGAGAAGGAGGAGAATTAGTAGTAGCAAATTCTGAAGATTGCTATTCAATTCAAGAAATAGAAAAAAACAGTTCAAGAATCTATCCTGTTTCAGGGCACATTGTTTTTTTTGATGCTAGAAAATTCTCCCATTATGTGCCACCATTAAGGGATAATGATAAAATTAGAATTGTAGTAGCAATGAATTTTTATACTTCAAGTTGCCCTGAGTCGATGAGGCCCCATGACTTAAGCATCCATCTTAAAGGCTATTAA
- a CDS encoding ribonuclease activity regulator RraA, with translation MNKLSKELKEKLYKISTATIATCLYKRGLRNQFIQNVFSLSMLKKNMVGEAFTLRYIPAREDLNPVSVFRDPKHPQRVAIETCPEEAVLIIDSRKNARAASAGSILVTRLMKRGAAGIVTDGGFRDSEEIANLNFASYHQKASAPTNLTLHQAIDINVPIGCGDVAVFPGDIVVGDKDGVIIIPQDIINDVILECEEMTLFEDFVLEQVNNGASIIGLYPPTNVQTFSVFEKWKSNKKSSYNTENNR, from the coding sequence ATGAATAAATTATCAAAAGAATTAAAAGAAAAACTTTACAAGATAAGTACTGCAACCATAGCTACATGCTTATATAAAAGAGGATTACGGAATCAGTTTATTCAAAACGTGTTTTCACTTAGTATGTTGAAAAAAAACATGGTTGGAGAAGCTTTTACATTAAGGTATATACCAGCTAGAGAAGATTTGAATCCAGTTAGTGTATTTCGAGATCCAAAACATCCACAACGAGTCGCTATTGAAACTTGTCCTGAAGAAGCTGTATTAATAATAGATAGTCGGAAAAACGCACGAGCAGCTTCAGCTGGGTCTATACTCGTGACTAGACTTATGAAGCGTGGTGCTGCTGGTATTGTAACAGATGGAGGTTTTCGAGACTCCGAAGAAATTGCCAATCTAAATTTTGCTTCTTACCATCAAAAGGCATCAGCTCCAACCAATCTAACGCTTCATCAGGCTATTGATATTAATGTACCCATTGGCTGTGGCGATGTAGCTGTATTCCCTGGGGATATTGTTGTTGGAGATAAGGACGGCGTTATAATAATTCCTCAAGATATAATAAATGATGTGATTTTAGAATGTGAAGAAATGACATTATTTGAAGATTTTGTCTTAGAGCAAGTTAATAATGGTGCTTCAATAATTGGATTATACCCACCTACTAATGTGCAAACTTTTAGCGTATTTGAAAAATGGAAATCAAATAAAAAAAGTTCATATAATACTGAAAATAATAGATGA
- a CDS encoding sugar phosphate isomerase/epimerase family protein: MTTRRHFIFKTACAASLLSFSAFPYQVLKGSPVDNRLDVNIFSKHLQFLDYKTTGEMAAEMGFSGVDLTVRPKGHVLPETVKSDLPIAVKEIKEGGSNCKMITTSIESVNNTLDMDILQSASKCGIKYYRTNWFKYIEGKSMLDTLKMYQEEIYKLGNINEKLGLVGCYQNHAGKNVGASYWEIKKIIETVNPEYFGAQYDIRHAMVEGGFSWENGLQLLHPNIKVIVLKDYKWDKVNGSWQAVNVPIGEGMVDFDKYFKLLKHYKLKPPVSLHLEYDLGGAEKGNSTLSVDKKVVFDAMKKDLNAIQEIWKQA, from the coding sequence ATGACTACTCGAAGACATTTTATTTTTAAAACGGCATGTGCAGCAAGTTTGCTGTCCTTTTCAGCATTCCCTTACCAAGTGTTAAAAGGAAGTCCCGTTGATAATCGTTTAGATGTTAACATTTTTTCCAAACATCTACAGTTTTTAGATTATAAGACTACTGGAGAAATGGCTGCAGAAATGGGTTTTTCAGGAGTTGACTTAACGGTTCGACCAAAAGGTCATGTCCTACCAGAAACTGTAAAAAGTGATCTCCCAATAGCAGTTAAAGAAATCAAGGAAGGCGGTTCTAACTGTAAAATGATCACCACAAGTATTGAGAGTGTTAATAACACGCTGGATATGGACATATTGCAAAGTGCTTCTAAATGTGGTATTAAATATTATAGAACCAATTGGTTTAAATACATAGAAGGAAAATCTATGTTAGATACATTAAAGATGTATCAAGAAGAAATATATAAGTTAGGCAATATAAACGAGAAGTTAGGGCTTGTAGGATGTTATCAAAATCATGCTGGTAAGAATGTGGGCGCCTCCTATTGGGAAATAAAGAAAATTATTGAAACTGTTAATCCAGAATATTTTGGTGCACAATATGATATTCGACATGCCATGGTTGAAGGTGGGTTTTCTTGGGAAAACGGATTGCAACTTTTACATCCTAATATTAAAGTGATTGTTTTAAAAGATTATAAATGGGATAAGGTTAATGGTAGTTGGCAAGCAGTTAATGTGCCAATAGGAGAAGGGATGGTTGATTTCGATAAATATTTTAAGTTACTAAAGCATTACAAACTAAAACCGCCAGTTTCACTCCATCTTGAGTATGATTTGGGAGGCGCAGAAAAAGGGAACAGTACACTATCTGTAGATAAAAAAGTCGTGTTTGATGCCATGAAAAAAGACTTGAATGCCATTCAGGAAATCTGGAAACAAGCTTAG
- a CDS encoding VOC family protein: protein MEVIILIKTLNNVETLSGKIINPKALISEDMGSFALFIDSEGNKLGIYFNNG from the coding sequence ATGGAGGTAATAATCTTAATAAAAACATTAAATAATGTTGAAACTTTAAGTGGAAAAATCATTAATCCTAAGGCTTTAATATCTGAAGATATGGGAAGTTTTGCTCTATTTATAGATTCAGAAGGGAATAAATTAGGGATTTATTTTAACAACGGATAA
- a CDS encoding DUF6073 family protein, with product MDYLELGKKLGALLKGFEESYGDVSPKAQIDKSLSEKIKKLTSVTTTIVEGRQKTMWGNVVDKSLLKELFHGELAPKKHIRKQHPPAGIDHMTLETIDVFRIPEMGTFEVPFKGFFKIARSAPSKDKWENSVVYVNFLELKLFGTDKDLGDITVDLNPEVVSAGNTFPSANIGLVACNINVAARFHIHKLNLVLYNKTPIQLTNRDVQGIPTIGESGKANIHALPLYDYNNPHGDFFGYVEELNYKVKRYMKREEVELYRKANNYTEFMNF from the coding sequence ATGGATTATTTAGAATTAGGAAAAAAACTTGGGGCATTGTTAAAAGGCTTCGAAGAATCTTATGGTGATGTTTCACCTAAAGCTCAAATTGATAAATCATTATCAGAAAAGATAAAAAAGCTAACTTCTGTAACTACAACTATCGTAGAAGGAAGGCAAAAAACAATGTGGGGTAATGTCGTTGATAAATCGTTATTAAAGGAATTATTTCACGGTGAATTGGCCCCAAAGAAACATATCCGTAAGCAACATCCTCCTGCCGGAATAGATCATATGACACTGGAAACCATTGATGTATTTAGAATTCCAGAGATGGGGACTTTTGAAGTTCCATTTAAAGGTTTTTTTAAAATAGCCAGAAGTGCGCCTTCAAAAGACAAATGGGAAAACTCTGTAGTTTATGTGAATTTTTTGGAATTGAAGCTGTTTGGTACAGATAAAGATTTGGGAGACATTACCGTAGATCTTAATCCTGAGGTTGTTAGTGCAGGAAACACATTTCCTTCAGCCAATATTGGTCTTGTGGCTTGTAATATAAATGTAGCTGCTAGATTTCATATTCATAAGCTCAATTTAGTTCTTTATAATAAAACACCTATACAATTAACAAATAGAGATGTTCAAGGAATTCCAACTATTGGAGAATCAGGGAAAGCTAATATTCACGCATTACCATTATATGATTATAATAATCCTCACGGTGATTTCTTTGGTTATGTAGAAGAACTAAACTATAAAGTAAAAAGATATATGAAAAGAGAAGAAGTTGAGTTATATCGAAAAGCAAATAATTATACCGAATTCATGAATTTTTAA
- a CDS encoding heparinase II/III family protein: MKNSIQLFLLGLLLLSQNIFSQEIPATTIISNENLANYLKVEVKDKITNEGSIAEAHLAQYFRETFSERYFYDWKNFEQRFQLYQETYPKVRQDHTERALDHMAKYNGDTPWKLPFNYLNGESVNAYALRHLARQHKMVDVAFYYNYQNKTPEYLNYFKNQLKSLNAALVRDDYENIEGGNGVYEVFRSGYRILNWLQIHNMFLGEKEYSDSDQLLTIATLLQHGANLYENNPEFTPGNHQTRGMSALAMLSILLRDFKDTDAWYERSMALLEKHLEKEIKDDGFQFERTVHYHMSDIDNYFYVYQLAKNSHLKVNDFWEEKLKSLFTTLTKIAYPDKSAPVLSDDTDNPWAEKNNISGALTLGYLLFNSPEMGYFANSFVKSKMYWYLSEEQLKMLKKIETVKPTTKSLSFPITGYYIMREGWNNEDKMMIISNGLDDKKPDHQHGDILGVQAMANGKVILPNYQVRYSLKDLELFKNSMTKNVALVDDELQGKQYTSNKGGSGFGKFRELPKPKMIVWNTSEDLDVFVGSHDGFENIGVDYSRQVIYVKDDFWIVKDNFKSNNKHTYKQVWQGHYSLEKSPNLIRSTFDNAEGLDIYQLITTDEVASSGQRGKGWSVVSKKDQTNFSFITALYPYKGYSNRIEEGRENPDLKDWKLNASIWKITGEQSASLTKEYAQMFFSVKQLQLNEINIEFSDVSDVFLKLNDDKLMIQSLSDEIIHISIDGISENRKHTIEPGNKMEFTIIK, translated from the coding sequence ATGAAAAATTCAATACAATTATTTTTGTTGGGATTACTTCTATTATCTCAGAATATTTTTTCACAGGAAATACCTGCTACCACTATTATTTCAAATGAAAATCTAGCGAACTATTTAAAAGTTGAGGTTAAGGATAAAATTACTAATGAAGGATCTATAGCCGAAGCCCATTTAGCCCAGTATTTTAGAGAGACGTTTTCTGAACGCTATTTTTATGATTGGAAAAATTTTGAGCAGCGATTTCAATTATATCAAGAAACTTATCCAAAAGTTCGGCAAGACCATACAGAAAGAGCATTGGATCACATGGCAAAATATAATGGTGACACACCATGGAAATTGCCTTTTAACTATTTAAACGGAGAGTCTGTCAATGCTTATGCCTTGAGACATTTAGCACGTCAACATAAAATGGTGGATGTTGCTTTTTATTATAATTACCAAAATAAAACCCCTGAATATTTAAACTATTTTAAAAACCAATTGAAGTCACTTAATGCCGCATTGGTTAGAGATGACTATGAGAATATAGAAGGCGGCAATGGGGTTTACGAAGTATTCAGGTCAGGGTATCGCATTTTAAATTGGTTGCAAATCCATAACATGTTTTTAGGCGAAAAGGAATATTCAGATTCAGACCAACTACTTACTATAGCGACTTTACTGCAACATGGTGCCAATTTATATGAAAACAATCCCGAATTCACTCCTGGAAATCATCAAACAAGAGGGATGTCTGCTCTCGCAATGCTTTCCATATTATTAAGGGATTTTAAAGATACCGATGCGTGGTATGAGCGTTCCATGGCGTTATTAGAAAAGCATTTAGAAAAGGAAATTAAAGATGATGGCTTTCAGTTTGAGCGTACCGTGCATTACCACATGAGCGATATTGATAATTATTTCTACGTCTATCAATTAGCAAAAAACAGTCATTTAAAAGTGAATGATTTTTGGGAGGAAAAATTAAAATCATTATTTACAACCTTGACTAAAATTGCCTATCCAGATAAATCGGCTCCAGTACTTTCTGATGATACCGATAATCCATGGGCAGAAAAAAACAATATCTCGGGAGCCTTAACTTTAGGGTATTTACTCTTTAATTCTCCAGAAATGGGCTATTTCGCTAACAGCTTTGTGAAGTCCAAAATGTATTGGTATCTGAGTGAGGAACAGTTAAAAATGTTAAAAAAAATAGAGACTGTAAAACCAACTACTAAATCTTTATCATTCCCAATAACGGGGTATTACATTATGCGTGAAGGTTGGAATAACGAGGATAAAATGATGATAATTTCTAACGGCTTAGATGATAAAAAACCAGACCATCAGCATGGCGATATACTAGGTGTTCAGGCTATGGCCAATGGCAAGGTGATATTGCCAAATTATCAAGTAAGATATTCGCTTAAAGATTTAGAGTTGTTTAAAAATTCGATGACCAAAAATGTTGCTTTGGTAGATGATGAGTTACAAGGAAAGCAATACACATCGAATAAAGGGGGTAGTGGTTTTGGAAAATTTAGAGAGTTACCAAAACCAAAAATGATTGTTTGGAACACAAGTGAAGATTTAGATGTATTTGTTGGTAGCCACGATGGATTTGAAAATATTGGAGTCGATTACAGCCGACAGGTTATTTATGTAAAAGACGATTTTTGGATTGTAAAGGATAATTTTAAATCTAATAATAAACATACTTACAAACAAGTTTGGCAAGGGCATTACAGCTTGGAAAAATCACCAAATTTAATAAGGTCAACTTTCGATAATGCTGAGGGTTTAGATATTTATCAATTAATTACAACAGATGAAGTTGCTAGTTCTGGTCAACGTGGAAAAGGCTGGTCTGTAGTTTCTAAAAAAGACCAAACCAATTTTAGTTTTATAACGGCACTATATCCTTATAAAGGCTATTCAAATAGAATTGAAGAAGGAAGAGAAAATCCAGATTTGAAGGATTGGAAACTAAATGCCTCAATTTGGAAAATCACTGGAGAGCAATCAGCCTCTTTAACAAAAGAGTATGCTCAAATGTTTTTTTCGGTAAAACAATTACAATTAAATGAGATTAATATTGAGTTTTCAGACGTTTCAGATGTGTTTTTAAAATTAAACGATGATAAATTAATGATTCAATCTTTATCCGACGAAATTATTCACATATCTATTGATGGTATTTCAGAAAACAGAAAGCATACGATCGAACCTGGGAATAAAATGGAGTTCACAATTATAAAGTAA
- a CDS encoding ABC1 kinase family protein — MIYIRRITYFIIISFWYIPVLLILWFRSKIFNRFNFFGKVLTNYLETLGSGFIKVGQISASRPDTFNTEIRAQLGRLHSSVRTKKRDNPYKLVRSFLGEKKTDTLIESIDNKPIGCGSVAQVYKGKLRNGTLVAFKVSNKKLVNNMVADFKIILFFARFLDRLQIYKSIPFVDSLLEIKELIENQADLKLEAENLKTIKENLKHFKAIRIPEIIDTLSNKEVLTMEYIDGFKEAKDINEEDTLNYKKALKEGLTAVYQMIFDNGVVHADLHSGNVGFSNESMVLLDFGIVAKLNDATKKDFGDFFYGFVIGDVTMCSDIIIRQSKQVPKKFNKEKFYESVGLLFDQYNGLNISEFQISGFVTDLFSVQNKFQMIGSKDFVRAIFSLLTFEGILKSLMPSIDFQLEAKLFLLKYRAKSFPRRPWPENIYNTIHISSVNKTALV, encoded by the coding sequence ATGATATATATCAGAAGAATCACATACTTTATAATTATATCATTCTGGTATATTCCTGTGCTATTGATTCTTTGGTTTAGAAGTAAAATTTTCAATCGATTTAATTTTTTTGGTAAGGTTCTTACAAATTATTTAGAAACATTAGGATCAGGATTCATCAAAGTCGGGCAGATTTCAGCGTCTCGTCCAGATACTTTCAATACTGAAATTAGAGCGCAACTAGGTAGGCTTCATAGTAGTGTTAGGACGAAAAAACGAGATAATCCATATAAGTTAGTCAGAAGTTTTCTTGGAGAAAAAAAAACAGATACTTTAATTGAAAGCATTGATAATAAACCCATAGGTTGCGGTAGTGTTGCGCAAGTATATAAAGGAAAGTTACGAAATGGCACATTGGTCGCTTTCAAAGTGTCCAATAAAAAATTGGTTAACAACATGGTTGCCGATTTTAAAATCATTCTATTTTTTGCTCGCTTTTTAGATCGTTTACAAATATATAAGAGTATTCCATTTGTTGATTCGCTCTTGGAAATAAAAGAATTAATAGAAAATCAAGCAGATTTAAAACTAGAAGCTGAAAATCTTAAAACAATAAAGGAAAACCTAAAACACTTCAAGGCTATTCGTATACCAGAAATTATAGATACGCTTAGTAATAAAGAAGTCCTTACAATGGAGTATATTGATGGATTCAAAGAAGCAAAAGACATAAATGAAGAGGATACACTTAATTATAAAAAGGCACTCAAAGAAGGACTAACAGCAGTTTATCAAATGATTTTTGATAATGGTGTTGTTCATGCAGATTTACACTCTGGAAATGTAGGATTTTCAAATGAATCAATGGTGCTACTGGACTTTGGGATTGTTGCTAAACTAAATGACGCTACAAAGAAAGATTTTGGAGATTTTTTTTATGGCTTTGTTATAGGAGATGTTACAATGTGTTCCGATATTATCATTAGACAAAGTAAACAGGTTCCTAAAAAATTTAATAAAGAAAAGTTTTACGAATCTGTTGGTCTTTTATTTGACCAATACAATGGGTTAAATATTAGTGAATTTCAAATTTCAGGTTTTGTAACCGACTTATTCAGCGTACAAAATAAATTTCAAATGATTGGCTCTAAGGATTTTGTAAGAGCTATATTCTCCTTGTTAACTTTTGAAGGCATCTTAAAAAGTTTAATGCCCTCGATTGATTTTCAATTAGAAGCCAAACTATTTTTGCTTAAGTATAGAGCAAAATCTTTTCCAAGGAGACCTTGGCCAGAAAATATCTATAATACTATACATATAAGTTCAGTAAACAAAACTGCTCTAGTATAA